One Rhododendron vialii isolate Sample 1 chromosome 2a, ASM3025357v1 genomic region harbors:
- the LOC131317523 gene encoding uncharacterized protein LOC131317523, with protein MASITLEELRLFHTIDREIFSRLVISLMRHPGESLLVMALYMWLENKRFPKIVSKMVSQGDLVVNALAKEASACLQILKSKTPPIPLDGGMPLTTALMERDISFQMIYQIKFTAVAEIKLFLNDVCAFIFTDILQEVLAFPSPQVVFHQPIVIPGFPHPLFGPIKITPLPLNHVLPPGALSGWSDVIQVPVSDRTLFLTFSRGYPVTEAEVRELFKSEFGECVDYVEMGSEFASSIDKPLYARMAVHSVTTIDEMLNGKSVAKFRINGKHVWARKYDRRDT; from the coding sequence ATGGCATCAATCACACTCGAAGAACTTCGTCTTTTCCACACTATCGACAGAGAAATATTCAGTCGACTAGTTATCAGCCTCATGCGCCACCCGGGAGAATCTCTCTTGGTGATGGCCCTATATATGTGGTTGGAAAACAAGAGGTTTCCTAAAATCGTATCAAAAATGGTGAGCCAAGGAGACCTTGTGGTGAACGCCTTGGCCAAGGAAGCATCAGCATGTTTACAAATTCTCAAGTCCAAAACACCACCCATTCCTCTAGATGGGGGAATGCCTCTAACAACAGCACTCATGGAAAGAGACATTTCTTTTCAAATGATTTACCAAATTAAGTTCACCGCGGTGGCCGAAATCAAACTCTTTCTAAACGATGTATGCGCGTTCATCTTCACAGACATTTTACAAGAGGTTTTGGCTTTTCCGTCGCCCCAAGTGGTCTTCCATCAACCAATAGTCATTCCCGGATTCCCTCACCCACTTTTCGGCCCCATAAAAATCACGCCACTCCCTCTCAACCATGTTCTGCCTCCGGGAGCGCTTTCAGGTTGGTCAGACGTCATTCAAGTCCCAGTCAGTGACAGAACGTTGTTTCTTACGTTCTCCAGGGGCTACCCGGTTACGGAAGCTGAAGTCAGGGAGTTGTTTAAGAGCGAGTTTGGAGAATGTGTAGATTATGTCGAGATGGGTAGTGAGTTCGCATCTTCAATTGACAAACCGTTGTATGCTCGAATGGCGGTGCATTCGGTTACGACAATTGATGAAATGTTGAATGGAAAGAGCGTAGCCAAGTTTCGGATCAACGGGAAGCATGTTTGGGCAAGAAAGTATGATCGTCGAGACACTTAA
- the LOC131316482 gene encoding pentatricopeptide repeat-containing protein At4g21065-like: MHFPSKANLLRPVNIAPKRAAEQHCLSLLQTCTSLSHLTQIHSLLLKLGLQHNPLVLTKFTSTSSTLNAIHYASSLLFSSNNNITHYDAFLFNTVIRAYSQTSSHSTAVYYYKLMLKNGVLPNKFTYPFVLKACACVGRLSLGEQVHGSVIKVGFDNDIHVGNTLVHAYGCCGGGIGFARKVFDEMPEWDSVSWSAMIGGYARLGMSSEAVGLFREMQVARVRPDEVTMVTVLSACTDLGALELGRWVESYIEREKVPKSVELCNAVIGMYAKCGDVDKALNLFRKMSEKTIVSWTSVIVGLAMHGHGLEAVSLFEEMKEDGLVPDDVVFIGLLSACSHSGLVEEGWRYFNSMLEGFGIVPKIEHYGCMVDLLSRAGLVKEALDFVQKMPIEPNQIIWRTLIAACRSHGELNLGESITKQLIRNEPMRESNYILLSNIYAKKSHWEKKTKIREVMEKKGMRKIPGSTMIELDNEIYEFVAGDKAHNLYKEIYEMVDEMGREMKRAGYLPTTSEVLLDIDEEDKEDALNRHSEKLAIAFALLKTPPGTPIRIVKNLRVCGDCHSAAKFISKVYNREIVMRDRNRFHHFRDGTCSCRDFW, translated from the coding sequence ATGCACTTCCCCTCCAAAGCCAACCTCCTCCGTCCAGTGAACATCGCCCCCAAACGGGCAGCAGAGCAGCATTGCTTATCTCTCCTCCAAAcctgcacctctctctctcacctcacCCAAATCCACTCCCTCCTCCTCAAACTAGGCCTCCAACACAACCCTCTAGTCCTCACCAAATTCACTTCCACCTCCTCAACCCTCAACGCCATCCACTATGCCTCCTCCCTTCTCTTCTCCTCTAACAACAACATCACTCACTACGACGCTTTCCTTTTCAACACTGTCATCAGAGCCTACTCTCAAACTAGTAGTCACTCCACTGCTGTTTACTATTACAAACTTATGCTAAAGAATGGGGTTTTGCCCAATAAGTTTACTTACCCATTTGTGCTCAAGGCCTGTGCTTGTGTTGGGAGGTTGAGTTTAGGCGAACAGGTTCATGGGTCGGTGATTAAAGTCGGTTTCGATAACGATATTCATGTTGGGAACACTTTGGTTCATGCGTATGGGTGTTGTGGAGGTGGGATTGggtttgcacgtaaggtgttcGATGAAATGCCCGAGTGGGATTCAGTGTCGTGGAGTGCGATGATTGGTGGGTATGCTCGGTTAGGCATGTCGAGCGAGGCGGTGGGTTTGTTTAGGGAGATGCAGGTTGCTCGGGTTAGGCCGGATGAGGTTACTATGGTTACGGTTTTGTCTGCATGTACCGATTTAGGTGCACTGGAACTTGGGAGATGGGTGGAGTCTTATATTGAGAGGGAAAAGGTTCCGAAAAGTGTGGAGCTTTGTAATGCAGTCATAGGGATGTATGCGAAGTGCGGTGATGTTGATAAAGCATTGAACTTGTTCAGGAAGATGAGTGAAAAGACTATTGTTTCGTGGACTTCTGTGATTGTTGGTTTGGCAATGCACGGTCATGGTTTGGAGGCAGTTTCTTTGTTTGAAGAGATGAAAGAAGATGGGTTGGTCCCAGATGACGTAGTTTTTATTGGGTTACTCTCAGCTTGTAGTCATTCGGGATTAGTAGAGGAAGGTTGGCGGTATTTCAATTCAATGTTGGAGGGATTTGGAATTGTGCCAAAGATAGAACACTATGGCTGCATGGTGGATCTTTTAAGCAGGGCTGGACTCGTTAAGGAGGCGCTAGACTTTGTTCAGAAGATGCCCATTGAGCCAAATCAAATTATTTGGCGAACCCTGATTGCTGCTTGCCGTTCCCATGGAGAACTCAATCTTGGTGAAAGTATCACAAAACAGCTTATCAGGAATGAGCCTATGCGCGAGTCGAATTACATACTGCTTTCCAATATTTATGCAAAGAAGTCCCATTgggaaaagaaaaccaaaattaggGAGGTGATGGAGAAGAAAGGAATGAGAAAGATCCCAGGGAGCACTATGATTGAGCTTGATAACGAAATCTACGAATTTGTGGCGGGAGATAAGGCGCATAATTTGTACAAAGAGATTTACGAGATGGTGGATGAGATGGGGAGGGAGATGAAAAGGGCTGGATATCTTCCCACTACATCAGAGGTGTTACTGGATATTGATGAAGAAGATAAGGAAGATGCTCTAAATAGGCATAGTGAAAAGCTGGCTATTGCATTTGCCCTATTGAAGACCCCACCTGGAACTCCCATTCGGATTGTGAAGAATTTGCGGGTGTGTGGGGATTGTCATTCAGCCGCCAAGTTCATCTCCAAGGTCTATAACCGAGAAATAGTGATGAGGGACAGAAATCGATTTCACCATTTCAGGGATGGGACATGCTCATGCAGAGATTTCTGGTGA